In one Thermus albus genomic region, the following are encoded:
- the argC gene encoding N-acetyl-gamma-glutamyl-phosphate reductase, translated as MSVKKTLSIVGASGYAGGEFLRLALSHPHLEVKQVTSRRFAGEPVAFVHPNLRGRTGLKFIPPEKLEPADILVLSLPHGVFAQEFERYARLAPILIDLSADFRLKSPDLYRKYYGEHPRPELLGRFVYAIPELYRDRLREADWMAGAGCNATATLLGLYPLLKGGVLKPTPIFVTLLISTSAAGAEPSPASHHPERSGSLRVYKPTGHRHTAEVVENLPGRPEVHLTAIATDRVRGILMTAQAFLQDGWSERDVWQAYREAYGGEPFIRLVKQKKGIHRYPDPRFVQGTNYADIGFELEEDTGRLVVMTAIDNLVKGTAGHALQALNIRLGWPETLGLEFPGLHP; from the coding sequence ATGAGCGTTAAGAAGACGCTATCCATCGTAGGGGCCTCGGGGTATGCGGGGGGCGAGTTCTTGCGCCTGGCCCTTTCCCATCCCCACCTCGAGGTGAAACAGGTGACCTCGAGGCGTTTTGCCGGCGAGCCCGTGGCCTTTGTCCACCCCAACCTTAGGGGAAGAACGGGCCTCAAGTTCATCCCGCCGGAAAAGCTGGAGCCCGCGGATATCCTGGTCCTCTCCCTGCCCCACGGGGTCTTCGCCCAGGAGTTTGAGCGCTATGCCCGCCTAGCCCCTATCCTCATAGACCTTTCCGCGGACTTCCGCCTTAAGAGCCCGGACCTTTACCGGAAGTATTACGGGGAGCATCCCCGGCCCGAGCTTCTGGGCCGCTTCGTCTACGCCATCCCCGAGCTCTACCGGGACCGCCTGAGGGAGGCGGACTGGATGGCGGGGGCGGGGTGCAACGCCACTGCCACCCTGCTGGGCCTTTACCCCCTCCTTAAGGGCGGGGTGTTGAAGCCCACGCCCATCTTCGTGACCCTCCTCATCTCCACCTCGGCGGCGGGGGCCGAGCCTAGCCCGGCGAGCCACCACCCCGAGCGTTCCGGTTCCCTCCGGGTCTACAAGCCCACGGGCCACCGCCACACCGCCGAGGTGGTGGAGAACCTCCCGGGCAGGCCTGAGGTTCACCTCACCGCCATCGCCACCGACCGGGTGCGGGGCATCCTCATGACCGCCCAGGCCTTTTTGCAGGATGGCTGGAGCGAGCGGGATGTGTGGCAGGCTTACCGGGAAGCCTATGGGGGGGAGCCTTTCATCCGGCTGGTCAAGCAGAAGAAGGGCATCCACCGCTACCCGGACCCCCGCTTTGTCCAAGGCACCAACTACGCGGACATCGGCTTTGAGCTGGAGGAGGACACCGGGCGGCTGGTGGTGATGACCGCCATAGACAACCTGGTGAAGGGCACCGCCGGCCATGCCCTCCAGGCCCTCAACATCCGCCTGGGCTGGCCCGAGACCCTGGGCCTGGAGTTTCCCGGTTTGCATCCTTAG
- a CDS encoding 1,4-alpha-glucan branching protein codes for MARFALVLHAHLPYVRSHGMWPFGEETLYEAIAETYLPLLRALERLSQEGVEARFTLGITPILAEQLADARVKEGFFAYAKDRLERAQGDYLRYQGTDLEASARHQVAFFELTLDHFHHLEGDLLSAFRRAQDRGQVELLTSNATHGYSPLLGYDEALWAQIKTGVATYRRHFAKDPLGFWLPEMAYRPKGYWKPPVEGAPEGLRPGVDELLMRAGIRYTFVDAHLVQGGKPLSPYGEASLGPVESAQATYYVHELESGLRVLARNLETSLQVWSADYGYPGEGLYREFHRKDPISGLHHWRVTHRQADLSAKAPYNPEAAFGKVKEHALHFVGLVERLGREHPDGVILAPYDAELFGHWWYEGVAWLEEVLRLLARSETVRAVTAQEAVQGKAVRTALPEGSWGRGGDHGVWLNEATLDYWRTVYRAEGAMREVVRQGNLSSRVLQQAMRELLLLEASDWPFLMDTGQAVDYAKERYQGHAQAFFQLLKGVSPEELKVLEERDNPFPEADPRLYLEPKAAFYGGVS; via the coding sequence ATGGCGCGGTTTGCCCTGGTCCTCCACGCCCACCTTCCTTATGTGCGCTCCCACGGGATGTGGCCCTTTGGAGAGGAAACCCTTTACGAGGCCATAGCGGAAACCTATCTGCCCTTGCTCCGGGCTTTGGAGAGGCTTAGCCAAGAAGGCGTGGAGGCCCGATTCACCTTGGGCATCACCCCTATTCTGGCGGAGCAGCTCGCCGACGCCAGGGTTAAGGAAGGGTTCTTTGCCTACGCCAAGGACCGGCTGGAGCGGGCCCAGGGGGACTACCTGCGCTACCAGGGGACGGACCTCGAGGCCAGCGCCCGCCACCAGGTGGCCTTCTTTGAACTCACCTTGGACCATTTTCACCATCTCGAGGGGGATCTCCTTTCCGCCTTCCGCAGGGCCCAGGACCGGGGCCAGGTGGAGCTCCTCACCTCCAACGCCACCCACGGCTACTCCCCCCTTTTGGGCTACGACGAGGCCCTTTGGGCCCAGATCAAGACGGGGGTGGCCACCTACCGCCGCCACTTTGCCAAGGACCCCCTGGGCTTCTGGCTTCCGGAGATGGCCTACCGGCCGAAGGGTTACTGGAAGCCCCCCGTGGAAGGGGCCCCAGAGGGTTTAAGGCCGGGGGTGGACGAGCTTCTCATGCGGGCCGGGATCCGTTACACCTTTGTGGACGCCCACCTGGTCCAGGGGGGGAAGCCCCTTTCCCCCTATGGGGAAGCCTCCTTGGGGCCCGTGGAAAGCGCGCAGGCCACCTACTACGTCCACGAGTTGGAGTCGGGCCTGAGGGTCTTGGCCCGCAACCTGGAAACCTCCCTGCAGGTCTGGAGCGCGGACTATGGCTATCCGGGGGAGGGGCTTTACCGGGAGTTCCACCGCAAGGACCCCATCTCCGGCCTCCACCACTGGCGGGTCACCCACCGCCAGGCGGACCTTTCCGCCAAGGCTCCTTATAACCCCGAGGCGGCCTTTGGCAAGGTGAAGGAGCACGCCCTCCACTTCGTGGGCCTGGTGGAGCGCCTGGGCCGGGAGCATCCGGACGGGGTTATCCTGGCTCCCTACGATGCCGAACTCTTTGGCCACTGGTGGTACGAGGGGGTGGCCTGGCTGGAGGAGGTGCTGAGGCTTCTGGCCAGGAGCGAGACCGTGCGGGCGGTCACCGCTCAGGAAGCGGTCCAGGGCAAGGCGGTGCGCACTGCCTTGCCTGAGGGGTCTTGGGGCCGGGGTGGGGACCACGGGGTGTGGCTCAACGAAGCCACCTTGGACTACTGGCGTACGGTTTACCGGGCGGAAGGGGCCATGCGGGAGGTGGTGCGCCAGGGCAACCTGTCCTCTAGGGTCCTGCAGCAGGCTATGCGGGAGCTTTTGCTCCTCGAGGCCTCGGACTGGCCCTTCCTCATGGACACGGGCCAGGCGGTGGATTACGCTAAGGAGCGCTACCAGGGGCATGCCCAGGCCTTTTTCCAGCTCCTTAAGGGGGTTTCCCCCGAGGAGCTTAAGGTTTTGGAGGAGCGGGATAACCCCTTCCCGGAGGCAGACCCCAGGCTTTACCTGGAACCCAAAGCGGCCTTCTATGGAGGTGTAAGCTAG
- a CDS encoding RNA-guided endonuclease InsQ/TnpB family protein: MRKAFKYRLYPTKPQRKDLERTLYLCRQLYNAALQERREAYRKAQKTIGFYEQKRYLPEIRAELPEYGRIHSQVLQNVIDRVDKAFQGFFRRVKQGQTPGYPRFKGERRYDSFTFPQAGTTGIKIQEGGKRVLLYGIGSVKVKLHRPLEGRIKTATVKREGDDWYIIFVCEVEPKPLPESHEAIGIDLGTNPCFLVTSEGEKVEAPRYYQKAQAKLADAQRELSRKKRGSNRYKKATKQLAKLHRKIANQRKDFHHKIARRLVNRYGTIVHEDLNILGLARSCIAKGVQDAGWGQFLQILAYKAEEAGRRVIEVDPRHTSQDCPVCGYREKRPLWVREYTCPQCGARQHRDVAAAINVLARARTEPSGVSTAQAVSSFLRSPVLQDSLTADQNGESSRRGFCDRG, translated from the coding sequence ATCAGAAAGGCCTTCAAGTACCGCCTGTACCCCACCAAGCCACAGAGAAAAGACCTGGAGCGTACTCTCTATCTCTGCCGACAGCTCTACAACGCAGCCCTTCAGGAACGCAGAGAAGCTTATAGGAAGGCCCAAAAGACCATCGGTTTCTATGAACAGAAGCGGTATCTCCCGGAGATACGAGCGGAGTTACCGGAGTATGGACGTATACACTCTCAGGTCCTACAGAACGTCATAGACCGTGTGGACAAAGCCTTCCAGGGCTTCTTCCGCCGCGTGAAACAGGGCCAAACTCCCGGTTACCCCCGCTTCAAGGGGGAAAGGCGCTACGACTCCTTTACCTTCCCCCAAGCTGGGACTACCGGGATCAAGATTCAGGAGGGAGGGAAACGGGTTCTCCTCTACGGTATCGGCTCGGTGAAGGTAAAGCTTCACCGCCCACTGGAAGGCAGGATCAAGACGGCCACCGTAAAGCGGGAAGGGGACGACTGGTACATCATCTTCGTCTGTGAGGTTGAACCCAAACCCCTACCCGAAAGCCATGAGGCCATTGGCATAGACCTGGGCACCAACCCCTGCTTCCTTGTTACTTCCGAGGGGGAAAAGGTAGAGGCGCCCCGCTACTACCAAAAGGCCCAGGCCAAGCTTGCGGATGCCCAAAGGGAGCTTTCCCGAAAGAAAAGGGGTAGCAACCGCTACAAAAAGGCCACAAAACAGCTTGCCAAACTGCACCGCAAGATCGCCAATCAGAGAAAGGACTTCCACCACAAAATAGCAAGGAGGCTTGTCAACAGATATGGCACGATTGTCCACGAAGACCTGAACATCCTCGGACTGGCCCGCTCCTGCATTGCTAAGGGGGTGCAGGATGCGGGGTGGGGGCAGTTTCTCCAGATCCTCGCCTACAAAGCGGAAGAGGCTGGTAGGCGGGTCATTGAGGTAGACCCCAGACATACAAGCCAGGACTGCCCGGTGTGCGGTTACAGAGAAAAACGCCCTCTCTGGGTGCGGGAGTACACCTGTCCCCAGTGCGGCGCCCGCCAGCACCGGGATGTGGCTGCGGCCATCAATGTCCTGGCGAGGGCTCGGACGGAGCCTTCAGGGGTGAGCACTGCGCAAGCGGTCTCATCGTTCCTGAGAAGCCCCGTTCTACAAGATAGCCTTACGGCTGACCAGAACGGGGAGTCGTCACGGAGGGGTTTTTGTGATCGTGGTTAA
- a CDS encoding A/G-specific adenine glycosylase, whose amino-acid sequence MKGLQEALLTWYRENPRPLPWRGEKDPYRILVAEVLLQQTRTEQAIPYYHRFLARFPSLKALRQAPLEEVLKAWQGVGYYRRALNLHRLAQEVEALPQSYAQLLKLPGLGPYTAAAVAFLAFGERVAAVDGNVRRVLSRLLAWENPSPQRLWRLAQELMPPGEAPGEWNQALMDLGATVCLPRRPLCSRCPVAAFCQGRADPGRYPGARKRKVREEAWAALVLWGREGVYLEELAGRFPGLYGVPLMPPEDLPAKAKAFGVEPRFAGEVRHALTHRRLRVRVYVAPWEGPPSVGLKDPGEKPLPKLMEKVLRQAQAFLAHEGILPFPHAKAHGVKPF is encoded by the coding sequence ATGAAAGGCCTACAGGAAGCGCTGCTTACCTGGTACCGGGAAAACCCCCGCCCCCTTCCCTGGAGGGGGGAGAAGGACCCCTACCGCATCCTGGTGGCGGAGGTGCTCCTGCAACAGACCCGTACCGAGCAGGCCATTCCCTACTACCACCGGTTTCTGGCCCGTTTCCCCAGCCTAAAGGCCTTGCGCCAAGCCCCCCTGGAGGAGGTATTGAAGGCCTGGCAGGGGGTGGGCTACTACCGCCGGGCCCTCAACCTCCACCGCCTGGCCCAGGAGGTGGAGGCCCTGCCCCAAAGCTACGCCCAGCTTCTGAAGCTCCCCGGCCTCGGCCCCTACACGGCGGCGGCGGTGGCTTTCTTGGCCTTTGGGGAAAGGGTGGCGGCGGTGGACGGGAACGTGAGGCGGGTCCTTTCCCGGCTTCTCGCCTGGGAGAACCCTTCTCCCCAGCGCCTTTGGCGCCTGGCCCAGGAGCTCATGCCCCCGGGGGAAGCCCCAGGCGAGTGGAACCAGGCCCTCATGGACCTGGGGGCCACGGTGTGCCTGCCCCGGAGGCCCCTTTGCTCCCGGTGCCCCGTGGCCGCCTTTTGCCAAGGGCGGGCGGACCCGGGGCGTTACCCGGGGGCCAGGAAGCGGAAGGTGCGGGAGGAAGCCTGGGCGGCGCTGGTCCTCTGGGGCAGGGAAGGGGTTTACCTGGAGGAGTTGGCGGGGCGGTTCCCGGGGCTTTACGGGGTGCCCCTCATGCCCCCAGAAGATCTCCCGGCAAAGGCCAAGGCCTTTGGGGTGGAGCCCCGTTTCGCCGGGGAGGTGCGGCATGCCCTTACCCACCGGAGGCTCCGGGTAAGGGTATACGTGGCCCCCTGGGAAGGACCCCCCTCAGTAGGGCTCAAGGACCCAGGGGAAAAGCCCCTACCCAAGCTCATGGAGAAGGTGCTCCGCCAGGCGCAGGCCTTCTTGGCTCATGAGGGCATACTCCCCTTCCCGCACGCAAAGGCCCACGGCGTAAAGCCCTTCTAG
- a CDS encoding [LysW]-aminoadipate kinase has protein sequence MIVVKVGGAEGINYEAVAKDAASLWKEGVRLLLVHGGSAETNKVAEALGHPPRFLTHPGGQVSRLTDRRTLEIFEMVYCGLVNKRLVELLQREGANALGLSGLDGRLLEGRRKTAVKYVEDGKVKIHRGDYTGTVERVNRALLDLLLGAGYLPVITPPAISYEGEAINTDGDQVAALLATLYGAEALVYLSNVPGLLARYPDEASLVREIPVDRVEDPEYLSLAQGRMKRKVMGAVEAVKGGVRRVVFADARVENPIRRALAGEGTVVR, from the coding sequence GTGATCGTGGTTAAGGTAGGGGGCGCCGAAGGCATCAACTACGAGGCCGTGGCCAAGGATGCGGCCTCCTTGTGGAAGGAGGGGGTAAGGCTTCTTTTGGTCCACGGGGGAAGTGCCGAGACCAACAAGGTGGCGGAGGCCTTGGGCCACCCGCCCCGCTTCCTTACCCATCCTGGGGGGCAGGTGAGCCGCCTTACCGACCGCAGGACCCTGGAGATCTTTGAGATGGTCTACTGCGGCCTGGTGAACAAGCGCCTGGTGGAGCTTTTGCAAAGGGAAGGGGCCAACGCCCTGGGGCTTTCCGGGCTGGATGGGAGGCTTTTAGAGGGCCGCCGGAAGACCGCGGTGAAGTACGTGGAAGACGGCAAGGTCAAGATTCACCGGGGGGACTACACGGGCACGGTGGAAAGGGTGAACCGGGCCCTTTTAGACCTCCTTTTGGGGGCTGGGTACTTGCCGGTGATCACCCCTCCCGCCATCAGCTACGAGGGGGAGGCCATCAACACCGATGGGGACCAGGTGGCGGCCCTTCTGGCCACCCTTTACGGGGCCGAGGCCTTGGTCTACCTTTCCAACGTGCCGGGCCTCCTTGCCCGTTACCCCGACGAGGCCAGCCTGGTGCGGGAGATCCCCGTGGATAGGGTGGAGGACCCCGAGTACCTCTCTTTAGCCCAGGGGCGCATGAAGCGCAAGGTGATGGGGGCGGTGGAGGCGGTGAAGGGCGGGGTGAGGCGGGTGGTGTTTGCCGATGCCCGGGTGGAAAACCCCATAAGGCGGGCCCTGGCGGGGGAAGGCACCGTGGTACGCTAG
- a CDS encoding FAD-dependent oxidoreductase, with amino-acid sequence MEGYQVLIVGAGFAGSEAAYRLAQGGVRVGLLTQSLDSVMMPFLPPTPPFPEGSLLAQAYDPEDPRLWAFHARAKYLLEGQAHLHLFQATATGLLLEEGRVMGVTTWEGPLVRAKRVVLAVGSFLGARLRIQEVEEEAGRLSEASYPDLFLHLQALGFRFLKRERAVPEAPGTPGYTVSYHAFHPEEWEEETFRLTRLEGLYAVGLCVREGEYALMSQEGLRLAEHLLHELG; translated from the coding sequence ATGGAAGGGTACCAGGTGCTCATCGTAGGGGCGGGCTTCGCGGGAAGCGAGGCCGCCTACCGCCTGGCACAAGGGGGCGTGCGGGTGGGCCTCCTCACCCAAAGCCTGGACTCGGTGATGATGCCCTTTTTGCCCCCCACCCCCCCTTTCCCCGAAGGAAGCCTCTTGGCCCAGGCCTATGACCCGGAAGACCCACGGCTTTGGGCCTTCCACGCCCGTGCCAAGTACCTTTTGGAAGGCCAGGCCCACCTGCACCTTTTCCAGGCTACCGCCACGGGGCTCCTCCTGGAGGAGGGGCGGGTGATGGGGGTCACCACCTGGGAAGGCCCCTTGGTGCGGGCAAAGAGGGTGGTCTTGGCGGTGGGCAGCTTCCTGGGTGCCAGGCTCCGCATCCAGGAGGTGGAGGAGGAGGCGGGCCGGCTTTCCGAGGCCAGCTACCCGGACCTCTTCCTCCACCTTCAGGCCCTGGGCTTCCGCTTCCTAAAGCGAGAGAGGGCGGTGCCGGAAGCCCCAGGAACCCCGGGCTACACCGTGAGCTACCACGCCTTCCACCCGGAGGAATGGGAAGAGGAAACCTTCCGCCTAACCCGGCTAGAAGGGCTTTACGCCGTGGGCCTTTGCGTGCGGGAAGGGGAGTATGCCCTCATGAGCCAAGAAGGCCTGCGCCTGGCGGAGCACCTTCTCCATGAGCTTGGGTAG
- a CDS encoding peptidoglycan endopeptidase, with product MRLLALVAFLALAQAGFAQQGPLGAPLTHTVALGDTLYSIARRYGTTVEELMRLNGLESFLIQPGQVLKLPEKGEGVHVVVPGDTLFSLARRYGTTVEALMALNGLATSSLKVGQVLRIPAPRDQGEKGAEGQPQGGYPAEPRENGAPAPGPTPGPEEPLPSEDYDPESPLLKVVLRYLGLPYKYGANSPAALDCSAFVAQVYAELGVALPRTSREQFQSLPPADALRPGDLVFFSFGGRDIDHVGIYLGRGVFAHASSYGSRVVIESLEAPFYQKAYRGARRVAQEARK from the coding sequence ATGCGGCTCCTAGCCCTGGTGGCGTTCTTGGCTTTGGCCCAGGCTGGCTTCGCCCAGCAGGGCCCACTTGGGGCTCCTTTGACGCACACCGTGGCTCTTGGGGACACCCTCTACTCCATTGCCCGCCGCTACGGCACCACGGTGGAGGAGCTCATGCGCCTGAATGGTCTGGAAAGCTTCCTGATCCAGCCCGGCCAGGTGCTGAAGCTTCCCGAAAAGGGGGAGGGAGTCCACGTGGTCGTCCCTGGGGATACCCTTTTCTCCCTGGCCCGCCGCTACGGGACCACGGTGGAGGCCCTCATGGCCTTAAACGGCCTCGCCACCTCGAGCCTCAAGGTGGGCCAGGTGCTAAGGATCCCGGCTCCCCGGGACCAGGGGGAAAAAGGGGCAGAGGGCCAACCCCAAGGGGGCTATCCGGCTGAGCCCAGGGAAAACGGCGCCCCAGCGCCAGGCCCCACCCCTGGCCCAGAAGAACCCCTTCCTTCCGAGGACTACGATCCCGAAAGTCCCCTCCTCAAGGTGGTCCTCCGTTACCTGGGCCTCCCCTACAAGTACGGGGCCAACTCCCCCGCCGCCTTGGATTGCTCCGCCTTCGTGGCCCAAGTGTATGCGGAGCTGGGCGTGGCCCTGCCCCGCACCTCCAGGGAGCAGTTCCAATCCCTCCCTCCCGCCGATGCCTTGCGGCCGGGAGACCTGGTCTTCTTTAGCTTTGGCGGCAGGGATATCGACCACGTGGGCATCTACCTGGGCCGGGGGGTTTTCGCCCATGCCAGCAGCTACGGGAGCCGGGTGGTGATTGAGAGCCTCGAGGCCCCCTTCTACCAGAAGGCCTACCGGGGTGCCCGGCGGGTGGCGCAGGAGGCCAGGAAATAG
- a CDS encoding NAD+ synthase: MRLLYAPRIQESLELNWPLVADFLTRFIREELSWRGYEKAIVGVSGGVDSATTLALAVRALGAGRVHALFLPHRDSSPLSREHAHLVAETFGVALEEVDITSMVEGYAAMTPDLTPHRKGNLMARARMMVLFDKSQAYRALPLGTGNKTERLFGYFTWHGDDTPPVNPLGDLYKTQVWGLARYLGVPQAVVEKVPTADLIPGQTDEGDLGVRYLRADVILEHYLKGYPDAYIEALGYAPEEIQRVKERVNRTHWKRALPTVALLSSTAIGEFYLRPLDYRP, translated from the coding sequence ATGAGGCTTCTCTACGCGCCCAGGATTCAGGAGAGCCTGGAGCTGAACTGGCCTTTGGTGGCGGATTTTCTCACCCGTTTCATCCGGGAGGAGCTTTCCTGGAGGGGCTATGAGAAGGCCATCGTAGGGGTTTCGGGAGGGGTGGACTCCGCCACCACCTTGGCCCTGGCGGTGCGGGCCTTGGGCGCCGGGCGGGTCCATGCCCTTTTCCTGCCCCACAGGGACTCCAGCCCCCTTTCCCGGGAGCACGCCCACCTGGTGGCGGAGACCTTCGGGGTGGCCCTGGAGGAGGTGGACATCACTTCCATGGTGGAGGGCTACGCCGCCATGACCCCGGACCTCACCCCCCACCGCAAGGGGAACCTCATGGCCCGGGCCCGCATGATGGTCCTCTTTGACAAGTCCCAGGCCTACCGGGCCCTGCCCCTGGGAACGGGCAACAAGACGGAGAGGCTTTTCGGCTACTTCACCTGGCACGGGGACGATACCCCCCCGGTTAACCCCTTGGGGGACCTCTACAAGACCCAGGTCTGGGGCCTGGCCCGTTACTTGGGGGTGCCCCAGGCGGTGGTGGAGAAGGTGCCCACCGCCGACCTCATCCCCGGCCAGACGGACGAGGGGGATCTGGGGGTGCGCTACTTGCGGGCAGACGTCATCCTGGAGCACTACTTGAAGGGCTACCCCGACGCTTACATTGAGGCCCTGGGCTACGCTCCCGAGGAGATTCAGCGGGTCAAGGAGCGGGTGAACCGTACCCACTGGAAACGGGCCCTCCCCACGGTGGCCCTCCTTTCCTCCACCGCCATCGGGGAGTTTTACCTGAGGCCCTTGGACTACCGGCCATGA
- the lysX gene encoding lysine biosynthesis protein LysX, producing the protein MLAILYDRIRPDERMLFERAEALGIPYRKVYAPALRMVLGERPKELEGVTVALERCVSQTRGLAVARYLTALGIPVVNRPEVMETCGDKWATSVALERHGLPQPRTALLTEAEEALRLMEEWGYPVVLKPVIGSWGRLLAKITDREAAEAILEHKEVLGGFQHQLLYLQEYVRKPGRDIRVFVVGSRAIAAIYRRSQHWITNTARGGQAENCPLTPEMAELSVRAAQAVGGGVVAIDLFESERGLLVNEVNHTMEFKNSVHTTGVDIPGEILRYAWEEARA; encoded by the coding sequence ATGCTGGCCATTCTTTACGACCGCATCCGCCCCGATGAGAGGATGCTTTTTGAAAGGGCCGAGGCCTTGGGCATCCCTTACAGGAAGGTCTATGCTCCGGCCTTGCGCATGGTCCTAGGGGAAAGGCCCAAGGAGCTGGAAGGGGTCACGGTGGCCCTGGAGCGGTGCGTGAGCCAGACCCGGGGCCTGGCCGTGGCCCGCTACCTCACCGCTTTGGGCATCCCGGTGGTGAACCGGCCCGAGGTGATGGAGACCTGCGGGGACAAATGGGCCACCAGCGTGGCCCTGGAGCGCCATGGCCTGCCCCAGCCCAGGACCGCCCTTCTCACCGAGGCGGAAGAGGCCCTTAGGCTCATGGAGGAATGGGGCTATCCCGTGGTGCTGAAGCCGGTGATCGGGAGCTGGGGTAGGCTTCTTGCCAAGATTACCGATCGGGAGGCCGCCGAGGCCATCCTGGAGCACAAGGAGGTCCTGGGGGGCTTTCAGCACCAGCTCCTTTACCTGCAGGAGTACGTGCGCAAGCCCGGGCGGGACATAAGGGTCTTCGTGGTGGGGAGTAGGGCCATCGCTGCCATCTACCGGAGGAGCCAGCACTGGATCACCAACACCGCCCGGGGCGGGCAGGCGGAAAACTGCCCCCTAACCCCGGAGATGGCCGAGCTTTCCGTGCGGGCGGCCCAGGCGGTGGGGGGCGGGGTGGTGGCCATAGACCTCTTTGAGTCCGAGCGGGGTCTATTGGTGAACGAGGTCAACCACACCATGGAGTTCAAGAACTCCGTGCACACCACGGGGGTGGATATCCCGGGGGAGATCCTCAGGTACGCATGGGAAGAGGCCCGAGCCTAG
- a CDS encoding nitrilase-related carbon-nitrogen hydrolase, producing the protein MVRHAILQFRPEKARPKENLARLREHLQALRPHTPEVVVLPEAALTGYFLQGGVRELALTRHELLELLSEVHREVGWEGLLDVVVGFYERDEGAYYNSAAYLELPHRVVHVHRKVFLPTYGVFDEERYLARGRRVEAFNTRFGRAAILICEDFWHSITSAIAALDGAEVIYVPAASPARGFQGERPENVERWRTLARAVAAEHGLYVVLSSLVGFEGGKGMSGGSLIVGPEGRLLAEAPLFEEAALLVDLDRERIPPVRYDSPLLSDLEAALPLLLPDLERVLGREGR; encoded by the coding sequence GTGGTCCGCCACGCCATCCTTCAGTTCCGCCCGGAGAAGGCCCGGCCTAAGGAGAACCTGGCCCGCCTGAGGGAGCACCTCCAGGCCCTCCGCCCCCACACCCCTGAGGTGGTGGTCCTTCCCGAGGCGGCCCTAACCGGGTACTTCCTGCAAGGGGGGGTGAGGGAGCTGGCCCTCACCCGCCATGAGCTTTTGGAACTCCTTTCGGAGGTCCACCGGGAGGTGGGGTGGGAAGGGCTTTTGGATGTGGTGGTGGGGTTTTACGAGCGGGATGAGGGGGCCTACTACAACAGCGCCGCCTACCTGGAACTTCCCCACCGGGTGGTGCACGTGCACCGCAAGGTCTTCCTGCCCACCTACGGGGTCTTTGACGAGGAGCGTTACCTGGCCCGGGGAAGGCGGGTGGAGGCCTTCAACACCCGCTTTGGCCGGGCGGCCATCCTCATCTGCGAGGACTTCTGGCACTCCATCACCTCGGCCATCGCCGCCTTGGACGGGGCGGAGGTCATCTATGTGCCGGCGGCAAGCCCCGCCAGGGGTTTCCAGGGGGAAAGGCCCGAAAACGTGGAGCGCTGGCGCACCCTGGCCCGAGCGGTGGCGGCGGAACACGGCCTATATGTGGTGCTCTCCAGCCTGGTGGGGTTTGAGGGGGGGAAGGGAATGAGCGGGGGAAGCCTTATCGTGGGGCCGGAGGGGCGGCTTTTGGCCGAGGCCCCCCTCTTTGAGGAGGCGGCCTTGCTCGTTGACTTGGACCGGGAGCGGATTCCCCCGGTGCGCTACGATAGCCCCTTGCTTTCGGACCTCGAGGCGGCCCTGCCCCTTCTCCTCCCAGACTTGGAAAGGGTCCTAGGAAGGGAGGGGAGATGA